The following nucleotide sequence is from Labeo rohita strain BAU-BD-2019 unplaced genomic scaffold, IGBB_LRoh.1.0 scaffold_749, whole genome shotgun sequence.
acagaaaatataataacctttaaaaaaactatGGACGTGTATGTGTCATACTGAAAGTGATAAACCAAATTCATGCTTTGTAAGCAATTGCCTTCTGTCCAGTGAGTTTCAGAAATGTGTTGTTGTAAGCAGTGTGTTACACGCTGAGATCAGTATCACCCACCCAAGAGCAtcagaagcagcagcagcacaaGCTACAGCTCGGACTGTCTTCAGGTCTTCAAAATAAATCCAGGTAGGCAAGGTTTTGTTTAAGTAAGACTATCACATCTGTCTAAGGCATATGTTTGAATTAGGTACACACATCTGTcactttataaatgtaacactgTAAACATGGCCCTCTCTGTCAGTTCTGATTCCATTTACTAATAGGAAATCACGTATTTTCAGTCTTGATTTTTCTATCAGTGGAATGCGAACTCTCATTTGTTTTTCACTGCCTTAATGTAAATggaattttattaattactatttatcACAATCACTTGgatcaaatatttctgaatcATTGTTTCTCTCTTTATTTCAAAATCCcaatataaaaaagaacaatGAACTGGAGTGATATCTTCTATCCTGGAAATCCGGAAAGAAGGGAGAAGCTCATCCGGAAAAATCAAGAGCTTCTAAATCTGATGGAAAACAACTTCCGAGCCACTAACAAACTCACCGAGACTCTTAAGAAGCACTTAGGTTGGTCTTTCAGTCCGATCACCCTGAACGAGAAAGCTACTGTGAAGGAGAACTGTGATGTAATCATTGAATGCATACGTAAGATCCAGGCAGAAGTGGAGAAGACTGACATGCAGCTGAAGGAGAAGCTGGAACCGACACTGTATGAGAAACTGAGAAACGAGAATCTGTCTGTTAATGACTATCAAATATTCAGAAAAGCTGTTTATGATGTTTGTGGTGTTGGAGGCTCAGCTTCCATTGTGGCAGTTAATTGGCTAATTAAAAATGGAACAATTCTGACAAACATAACATCCAGTTTTGCTAAATTTGCAACAGGGCTTGCAGCTGGAGTTGCACTTGGGGTGGTGTTTATGGGGATTGATATGATTGTCGGGGCCATTCTAGGGAGTATTGAGCGTAATGAACTTGAGAAAGCCCTGAAAGAGTATGATGAAGCTTTGAAAGAATTCAAACCAGCATCTGTGAAATATCAGGATAGCATAACAGAGGTCAGAAAAAGAATTGAGATGAGTGAACAAAATACAAGATGAATAAGAGATTGAATTATGATGtggaaaaataatttgtttaactTTAAGCCACATATACCATAAATTTACCCTAAAAACAGTAAGATATGCATTCTCTTTATCATTTCACCAATGAAGCTCTATATTTTTCTGTGAATACCATAAGCATTTACTATTTGGGTATTCATACTTAATGTAATAAATCATGTTTAAGGTGtttgttaaattgtgtatgCTACAATC
It contains:
- the LOC127161820 gene encoding single-pass membrane and coiled-coil domain-containing protein 3 — its product is MNWSDIFYPGNPERREKLIRKNQELLNLMENNFRATNKLTETLKKHLGWSFSPITLNEKATVKENCDVIIECIRKIQAEVEKTDMQLKEKLEPTLYEKLRNENLSVNDYQIFRKAVYDVCGVGGSASIVAVNWLIKNGTILTNITSSFAKFATGLAAGVALGVVFMGIDMIVGAILGSIERNELEKALKEYDEALKEFKPASVKYQDSITEVRKRIEMSEQNTR